The Alteripontixanthobacter sp. genome has a window encoding:
- a CDS encoding DUF1629 domain-containing protein → MNFYTFGKYRPAGAFEAKSIFEADDWGGRLKAHFLEKMTPEERAPFEYEGGDWYTWSTSYEAFSKAKFKREPGLRLNPYSPPLTPIEPHEVPRCFVTEKGYSNLGSIVSLGGYFSVTAQVKEMIERLEPHVHQFYKMPINMPRNKTYEETYFLVVIGTFLSSFIPTEERLESTKNDWLGEISGSYVMYKPQIRSFKFERSKHEGHHLWYERLLQSNLVCVSDELYEEISAAGLDMPKHAKMLEV, encoded by the coding sequence CACCTTCGGAAAGTATCGCCCGGCGGGCGCTTTCGAAGCGAAGAGTATTTTCGAGGCTGATGATTGGGGTGGTCGGCTAAAGGCGCACTTTCTGGAGAAGATGACGCCGGAAGAGCGCGCGCCATTCGAATACGAAGGCGGCGATTGGTATACGTGGTCTACAAGCTACGAAGCTTTTTCAAAAGCCAAGTTCAAACGAGAGCCCGGCCTCAGATTAAATCCCTATAGTCCGCCGCTCACACCAATCGAGCCGCATGAGGTTCCACGATGCTTTGTGACGGAGAAGGGATACTCCAATCTGGGTAGCATCGTGAGCCTGGGCGGTTATTTTTCAGTGACCGCTCAGGTCAAGGAGATGATCGAGCGGTTGGAACCGCATGTGCACCAGTTCTATAAAATGCCGATAAATATGCCGCGAAACAAGACCTATGAGGAAACTTACTTTCTAGTTGTCATCGGAACCTTCTTGAGCTCGTTCATTCCGACAGAAGAGCGGCTTGAGTCAACGAAGAATGATTGGCTGGGAGAAATCTCCGGCAGTTATGTCATGTACAAGCCACAAATTCGCTCCTTTAAGTTCGAGCGCTCTAAGCATGAAGGGCATCATCTCTGGTATGAAAGGTTGCTGCAGAGTAATCTGGTCTGCGTGTCCGATGAGCTTTATGAAGAAATTTCAGCAGCTGGGCTCGACATGCCCAAACATGCAAAGATGTTGGAGGTCTGA